The Paenibacillus macerans genome includes a window with the following:
- a CDS encoding YveK family protein, with product MDIEFLGRAVKRHCIAFAAVIALCIGAAVLANELVSPAYRADVSLVANIVSKPDSSTYNEFLASQMLTKTYEDTIQSRYIASEVKNKVSAPQSATELLKKVRVRTDPGTLVILLSYTGSDPKEAVAIANAFAETFVARSKEIIADANVSILDSASMEEAAIPVSPRKMLNIALAAFAGLFAALSLALALEKRDERKKARRYLPEDYPGTLRDIGPDGRNYRGGAIR from the coding sequence ATGGACATTGAGTTTTTGGGCAGAGCGGTCAAACGCCATTGTATCGCTTTTGCGGCCGTAATCGCGCTATGCATCGGCGCGGCCGTGCTGGCGAACGAGCTTGTAAGCCCGGCTTACCGGGCCGACGTCAGCCTGGTGGCCAATATCGTATCCAAGCCGGATTCCAGTACATATAACGAATTTTTGGCCAGCCAAATGCTGACGAAAACATACGAGGATACGATCCAAAGCCGGTATATCGCCTCCGAGGTCAAAAACAAGGTTTCCGCGCCGCAATCCGCCACCGAACTGCTGAAGAAAGTCAGGGTGCGGACCGATCCGGGAACGCTGGTCATCTTGCTGTCTTACACCGGGAGCGACCCCAAAGAAGCGGTAGCGATCGCCAACGCTTTTGCGGAAACGTTCGTGGCCAGATCCAAGGAAATCATCGCGGACGCCAACGTCTCGATTTTGGATTCGGCGAGCATGGAGGAGGCGGCGATCCCGGTCAGCCCGCGCAAAATGCTCAATATCGCGCTGGCGGCCTTCGCCGGTTTGTTTGCGGCGTTAAGCCTGGCGTTGGCTCTGGAAAAAAGGGACGAGCGAAAAAAGGCGCGGCGCTATTTGCCGGAAGATTACCCGGGCACCCTGAGAGACATTGGTCCGGATGGAAGAAATTATAGAGGAGGGGCGATACGATGA
- a CDS encoding polysaccharide deacetylase family protein — translation METKRGILVVSLDFELYWGVRDLCSIDEYAEKWGGERERIAEILDLFRDRGIHATWATVGLLFFAGKEEMLQGLPALKPAYSDPRLSPYGHIAGGGVGQGEDDDPHHFALSLIERIRSTPGQRIGSHTFSHYYSLEKGQTERQFYSDLQAAADVAAKRGIPLESLVLPRNQIRRKYVGRLAELGIKTYRGNPQHWLYRDGYSVSDPPLKRALRLADSYFNLTGHHTYPAESLAPKAPLSLPASFFFRSPPRWLGWLEPLRLYRMRRSMTHAAKHGQVYHLWFHPYNAAEEAGMRALKRLANHFRRLAERYGMISLNMEELAEAVLAGRPAAEQGGRPAEGAGAEADAFPARAEETVSACRTSPGPSYSANEVKLHGH, via the coding sequence ATGGAGACTAAACGGGGGATTTTGGTGGTATCGCTGGATTTCGAACTGTATTGGGGCGTCCGGGATCTTTGCAGCATTGATGAGTATGCGGAAAAATGGGGCGGCGAACGCGAAAGAATTGCCGAAATACTAGATTTATTCCGCGATCGCGGCATTCATGCCACTTGGGCGACCGTGGGGCTGCTCTTTTTTGCCGGCAAGGAAGAGATGCTTCAGGGGCTGCCCGCGCTTAAGCCGGCATACTCGGATCCCCGTTTGTCCCCTTACGGGCATATCGCGGGCGGCGGCGTCGGACAAGGGGAGGACGATGATCCCCATCATTTTGCGCTGTCGCTGATCGAGCGGATTCGCTCCACCCCCGGCCAAAGAATCGGTTCCCACACGTTTTCGCATTATTATTCATTGGAAAAAGGACAAACCGAACGGCAATTTTACAGCGACCTGCAGGCCGCGGCGGACGTTGCCGCTAAACGGGGAATCCCCCTCGAAAGCCTGGTGCTGCCCCGCAATCAGATCCGCCGCAAATACGTCGGCCGGCTTGCGGAGCTTGGCATCAAGACGTATCGCGGCAACCCGCAGCACTGGCTGTACCGGGACGGATATTCCGTTTCCGATCCCCCGCTGAAGCGAGCGCTTAGGCTGGCGGACAGCTATTTCAACCTGACCGGCCACCATACCTATCCGGCGGAGTCGCTCGCCCCCAAGGCGCCTTTGAGCTTGCCGGCCAGCTTTTTCTTCCGCTCGCCGCCGCGTTGGCTCGGCTGGCTGGAGCCGCTGAGGCTGTACCGGATGCGGCGCAGCATGACGCACGCGGCGAAACACGGGCAGGTGTACCACCTGTGGTTTCATCCCTACAACGCCGCGGAGGAGGCGGGCATGCGGGCGCTGAAACGGCTGGCGAACCATTTTCGCCGGCTTGCCGAACGCTACGGCATGATCAGCCTGAACATGGAGGAGCTTGCCGAGGCTGTGCTTGCCGGCCGGCCGGCAGCGGAGCAGGGAGGAAGGCCGGCGGAAGGAGCGGGGGCCGAGGCTGATGCTTTCCCGGCGCGTGCGGAAGAAACGGTGTCCGCTTGCCGGACTTCCCCCGGGCCAAGTTATTCCGCAAATGAGGTGAAGCTTCATGGACATTGA